The following coding sequences are from one Poecilia reticulata strain Guanapo linkage group LG18, Guppy_female_1.0+MT, whole genome shotgun sequence window:
- the znf16l gene encoding zinc finger protein 16-like: MSRKRNPSFLETKRSPEFYGAFMDLAGTADGADDDCLELEREEELLCSVSDITEHLKRNIAVVLETAQVEIRRVVSIRIQVLKMELREKNKEIEKLKAKLEVVQRDGRDAFTTLEPTTESGFMKIPFNLGSKHGSSIDPRRAKSVIPEVKRENIDAICDYLMKDKNSKGCGEMDSELVSQARGEKEVDEEPEIQPLSLWSDSRVEASGPVHGDPDSTSDYIFSMPPIGGKRMYDYEWIAPAAYSSELKDMKQPDCENARAAVLEDDDHHTDESSRRDGGDGQKQTQVCFSHVQLSDCSTKPHGSPGTEGAPLEDGTDGPETGQQFTSHTYICSLCGTFCPDSVFLEDHIKLIHPEADDASAARAQKFISSAGPAGEDGSSDSVSVEKGTSEGSPGVSSGVGAGGGPAKKEIKTEGGYECGDCGRHFNYLGNLRQHQRIHTGEKPFMCPECGERFRHAARLKSHRLVHSGAQSPFPCPQCGKGFSVLSGLKRHQRVHTGESPYACPECGRCFKELGNLYTHQRIHSGATPYCCQQCGRCFRHLGTYKSHRCSPAP, encoded by the exons ATGAGTCGCAAAAGAAACCCCAGTTTTCTGGAAACAAAACGTTCTCCTGAATTCTACGGCGCATTCATGGACCTCGCCGGGACAGCAGACGGAGCTGACGATGATTGTCTCGAGCTGGAACGCGAAGAGGAGCTCTTGTGCTCGGTCAGCGACATCACGGAGCACCTGAAGCGAAACATCGCCGTGGTGCTGGAGACAGCTCAGGTGGAGATCCGACGAGTGGTCAGTATCCGGATACAAGTCCTTAAGATGGAGCTGCGCGAGAAAAATAAGGAGATTGAAAAGTTGAAAGCTAAGCTCGAGGTGGTTCAGAGGGATGGAAGAGATGCCTTTACGACCCTGGAGCCGACCACAGAATCTGGCTTCATGAAAATCCCTTTCAACCTGGGGTCCAAGCATGGTAGTAGCATCGATCCCAGGAGAGCCAAATCTGTTATCCCCGAGGTGAAAAGGGAAAATATAGATGCTATTTGTGACTATTTGATGAAAGATAAAAACTCGAAGGGTTGTGGTGAAATGGACTCGGAACTGGTCAGCCAAGCCAGAGGGGAAAAAGAGGTTGACGAAGAACCGGAAATCCAGCCTCTGAGCCTGTGGTCAGACAGCAGGGTGGAAGCTTCAGGGCCGGTGCATGGAGACCCAGACTCCACTTCAGATTACATCTTCAGCATGCCTCCCATCGGCGGCAAACGGATGTACGACTATGAATGGATAGCACCAGCGGCATATTCTTCAGAGCTGAAAG ACATGAAGCAGCCAGACTGTGAAAACGCCAGGGCCGCTGTTCTTGAGGATGATGACCACCACACTGACGAGTCGTCCAGGAGGGACGGAGGTGACGGACAGAAGCAAACCCAGGTCTGTTTCTCACACGTCCAGCTCTCGGACTGCTCCACCAAACCCCACGGCTCTCCAGGGACGGAAGGGGCTCCGCTGGAGGACGGCACAGACGGGCCAGAGACGG GCCAACAGTTTACCAGCCACACCTACATCTGTTCACTTTGCGGAACCTTTTGCCCCGACTCCGTGTTTCTGGAGGATCACATCAAACTCATACACCCAGAGGCTGACGACGCATCAGCCGCCAGGGCCCAAAAGTTCATCTCCTCTGCTGGACCCGCTGGGGAAGATGGCAGCAGTGATTCTGTCAGCGTTGAGAAGGGGACCAGTGAGGGCAGTCCGGGAGTGAGCTCCGGCGTTGGCGCTGGAGGAGGACCTGCGAAAAAGGAGATTAAAACTGAAGGGGGGTACGAATGTGGGGACTGCGGCCGTCACTTTAACTACCTTGGCAACCTGAGGCAACACCAGCGTATCCACACTGGAGAAAAACCTTTCATGTGTCCAGAATGTGGCGAGAGGTTTCGCCATGCCGCCCGATTAAAAAGTCACAGGTTGGTGCACAGCGGCGCCCAGAGTCCTTTCCCATGTCCGCAGTGTGGGAAAGGTTTCTCTGTGCTTTCTGGGCTCAAACGACACCAGAGGGTCCACACTGGTGAGAGTCCGTATGCCTGCCCCGAGTGTGGCCGATGCTTCAAAGAGCTAGGAAATCTGTACACCCACCAGAGGATCCACAGTGGGGCTACTCCTTACTGTTGTCAGCAATGTGGACGCTGCTTCCGCCATCTAGGTACATATAAGAGTCACCGGTGCTCTCCAGCACCATAA
- the cd248a gene encoding CD248 molecule, endosialin a, translated as MGFLFFSSAIFLMSSVLFGFSSVLSQDLRERDAFCNAEGCFVIYFESKIFLDSWRSCKDKGGNLATIKRKEEANAIATLFSTVDLRSSRTKVKVWIGLQRQPRQCNSNSLRGFSWTTGDQDTEYTNWQTEDSPDMCLVSLCVSFDYNTLQHSDNFKWIHGSCSIPADGYLCHFAYNGMCLPLSSEGSGVVLYTTPFNLMSTTLTHLPVGSVANLRCLTNANQKVQCVKGTKDGSVGWSPEPLFCSNPSITFQLCEQGNGGCEHFCTQVGGQMSCGCAKGFRLRYDGQTCEPDFCQEDPCEFECLPLSDSYRCACPDGYMLAQDEHACLDVDECLQSPCEQRCTNSPGTFECQCLEGYFINETEECEDIDECSDNVCQHACENILGSYTCHCHLGYTVDRENPTKCLDDDECQIPGTCEQMCVNYMGGFQCFCKYGYELSSDQSTCQKIGDNQVGSTIPPFPHVGHIEPTTDHWPGNQEQPLDWLTNPSTASKPEEMWDTSVSLDEPRTSWDDLYGDYEQETTGTIPFLSTSTVSEGAWNWWPSFSTSTQSLDNPHTDSDVKKEAEQEKFSPHDYPQLPGQESVKEEKNYEEITHSQDLAVPTPKPLPPFLNGGGGSGDNLDSVQDDREHKQSNTGLLVGLLVPICIFIVVMVALGIFYCTHCGVKPRNKNATECYHWISGAHDKQGAPGPSGDKATV; from the coding sequence atggGGTTTCTGTTCTTTAGTTCTGCTATTTTTCTCATGTCTTCTGTGCTCTTTGGATTTTCTTCAGTCCTAAGCCAGGACCTGAGAGAAAGAGATGCATTTTGTAATGCAGAAGGCTGCTTTGTGATTTACTTTGAAAGTAAAATCTTCCTAGACTCATGGAGGTCCTGCAAAGACAAAGGTGGAAATTTGGCTACCATCAAGCGCAAAGAGGAGGCCAACGCTATTGCCACACTTTTCTCCACTGTGGACTTGCGGTCGTCACGTACCAAGGTCAAAGTGTGGATTGGCTTGCAACGTCAACCTCGTCAGTGCAACTCAAATTCACTAAGGGGTTTCTCTTGGACAACAGGCGATCAAGACACAGAATATACCAACTGGCAAACAGAGGACTCTCCTGATATGTGTTTGGtatctctctgtgtgtcttttGACTACAACACACTACAACACAGTGATAACTTCAAATGGATTCATGGTTCATGCTCTATCCCTGCTGATGGATATCTTTGCCACTTTGCTTACAACGGAATGTGTTTGCCGTTGTCAAGTGAGGGTTCAGGAGTTGTCCTTTATACAACACCTTTTAACCTAATGAGCACAACCCTAACCCATCTACCAGTCGGATCTGTTGCTAATTTACGATGCCTCACAAATGCCAATCAGAAAGTTCAATGTGTAAAGGGGACAAAGGATGGTTCAGTAGGGTGGTCTCCTGAACCGCTATTTTGCTCAAATCCCTCAATTACATTCCAGTTGTGTGAGCAGGGTAATGGTGGATGTGAACATTTCTGCACACAAGTCGGTGGTCAGATGTCCTGTGGCTGTGCAAAGGGTTTTCGTCTCAGATATGACGGACAGACCTGTGAGCCTGACTTTTGTCAAGAAGACCCCTGTGAGTTTGAGTGCTTGCCTCTTTCAGACAGCTACCGCTGTGCCTGCCCTGATGGATACATGCTTGCCCAAGATGAACATGCTTGTCTAGATGTAGATGAGTGTCTTCAGTCTCCTTGTGAGCAGAGATGTACAAATTCACCAGGGACATTTGAATGTCAGTGTCTGGAGGGTTATTTCATCAATGAAACAGAGGAATGTGAGGACATAGATGAGTGCTCGGATAACGTATGCCAACATGCTTGTGAAAACATTCTAGGCTCCTATACCTGCCACTGTCATCTGGGTTATACAGTTGATAGAGAAAACCCCACAAAATGCCTAGATGATGATGAGTGTCAGATTCCTGGGACATGCGAGCAAATGTGTGTGAATTATATGGGTGGTTTTCAGTGCTTCTGTAAGTATGGCTATGAACTTTCGTCTGATCAGTCAACATGTCAGAAAATAGGGGACAATCAGGTTGGATCTACCATTCCTCCCTTTCCTCATGTTGGACATATTGAGCCAACCACCGATCACTGGCCAGGAAATCAGGAGCAACCTCTGGACTGGCTGACCAATCCATCAACAGCCTCCAAACCTGAGGAAATGTGGGATACCAGTGTCTCACTGGACGAACCCAGGACTAGCTGGGACGACTTGTATGGAGATTATGAACAGGAAACTACAGGAACTATACCATTCCTTTCCACATCTACAGTCTCAGAGGGAGCTTGGAATTGGTGGCCATCGTTTTCTACTTCCACTCAAAGTTTGGACAATCCACATACAGATTCAGAcgtaaaaaaagaagcagagcagGAAAAGTTCTCTCCCCATGATTACCCCCAGCTCCCTGGGCAGGAGTCTGTAAAGGAGGAAAAGAATTATGAGGAAATTACACACTCTCAAGACCTTGCTGTTCCCACACCGAAGCCACTCCCCCCATTCCTGAATGGGGGTGGTGGAAGTGGGGACAACCTGGATTCTGTCCAAGACGACAGGGAGCATAAACAGAGCAACACTGGGCTCCTGGTTGGCCTGCTGGTGCCCATCTGCATCTTCATCGTGGTGATGGTGGCATTGGGTATTTTCTACTGCACTCATTGTGGCGTGAAGCCAAGAAACAAGAATGCCACCGAGTGCTACCACTGGATATCTGGTGCACATGACAAACAGGGGGCACCCGGGCCCTCAGGGGACAAGGCCACCGTTTAG